Proteins encoded in a region of the Chryseobacterium piperi genome:
- a CDS encoding DUF6759 domain-containing protein gives MKNKLALSCGILALSLVSCSVNYNNYPVRNRFPNTTNNTPSTANIEREYSELVKTYKPDTTEVLNSLLNGSSDDNRTSFTVENKSPCNMVLTISGNNFYKKIPIAAGKMGYTMLPKNQNYRLSGVLCRSVYQSTKFISDSYTISLSN, from the coding sequence ATGAAAAATAAATTGGCTTTGTCCTGCGGTATTCTGGCTTTATCTCTGGTTAGCTGCAGTGTCAATTATAATAATTATCCTGTAAGGAACAGATTCCCTAATACGACAAATAACACTCCTTCTACGGCTAATATAGAAAGAGAATACAGTGAGCTTGTAAAAACTTACAAGCCAGACACCACTGAAGTGCTTAATAGCCTTTTAAATGGCTCCTCTGATGACAACAGAACCTCTTTTACAGTGGAGAATAAATCACCTTGTAATATGGTCCTTACTATAAGCGGTAATAATTTTTATAAGAAAATACCTATTGCTGCCGGTAAAATGGGGTATACCATGCTTCCGAAAAACCAGAATTACAGACTATCCGGTGTCCTTTGCAGATCGGTTTACCAATCTACTAAATTCATCTCTGATTCTTATACCATAAGTTTATCAAACTAA
- the rpsB gene encoding 30S ribosomal protein S2, translated as MAKANVKDLLEAGVHFGHMTRKWNPNMAPYIFMEKNGIHIVDLHKTAVKLDEACSALEKLTSAGKKVLFVATKKQAKEVVAKHASELNMPYITERWPGGMLTNFVTIRKAVKKMNSIDKMKKDGTFETLSKKERLQVDRQRANLEKNLGSIADMVRLPSAIFVVDILREHIAVTEAKKLGIPVFGIVDTNSDPRKVDFVIPGNDDASKSIDMILNVVSDSIREGQSQRKADKEKSKEEGEKVSADTDADFDAE; from the coding sequence ACACTTCGGTCACATGACTAGAAAGTGGAATCCAAATATGGCTCCATACATTTTTATGGAGAAAAATGGTATTCACATTGTAGACTTACATAAAACAGCAGTGAAGTTAGATGAAGCGTGCAGCGCTTTAGAAAAACTTACTTCTGCAGGTAAAAAAGTTCTTTTTGTAGCTACTAAAAAGCAAGCAAAAGAAGTTGTTGCTAAGCACGCTTCAGAACTTAATATGCCTTATATTACAGAAAGATGGCCTGGTGGTATGTTAACAAACTTTGTTACAATCAGAAAGGCTGTTAAGAAAATGAACTCTATCGATAAAATGAAAAAAGATGGAACGTTCGAAACTTTATCTAAAAAAGAAAGACTTCAGGTAGACAGACAAAGAGCTAACCTAGAGAAGAACTTAGGTTCTATCGCTGACATGGTTCGTCTTCCTTCTGCAATATTTGTTGTTGATATCTTAAGAGAGCACATCGCTGTAACTGAAGCTAAAAAATTAGGTATTCCAGTTTTCGGTATCGTTGATACCAACTCTGACCCAAGAAAAGTAGATTTCGTTATTCCAGGAAATGATGATGCTTCTAAGTCTATCGATATGATTTTGAATGTTGTTTCTGATTCTATCAGAGAGGGTCAATCTCAAAGAAAAGCTGACAAAGAAAAATCTAAAGAAGAAGGAGAAAAAGTATCTGCTGATACAGATGCTGATTTTGATGCTGAATAA